The following coding sequences are from one Campylobacter showae CSUNSWCD window:
- a CDS encoding ABC transporter ATP-binding protein, translated as MKFEIKNLSCGYGKKLVVKDFSAELKDGEILCLLGPNGVGKTTVFKTILGFLKPFGGEVFADGRNFFALNDKERAKIVSYVPQAHTPPFAFKVLDVVLMGRSPYIGTFENPSAKDVKIAEQKLEMLGMSEFADKIYTDISGGERQMVLIARALAQEANAVMLDEPASNLDFGNQIKILKAVKELAANGHKIIMTSHFAEHAFYIDAKVALLKRDQNIIYGSASEAITDENLRLAYGADIRVVKNEIEGRSVYSCVPII; from the coding sequence GTGAAATTTGAGATAAAAAATTTAAGCTGCGGATACGGCAAAAAGCTAGTCGTAAAGGATTTTAGCGCCGAGCTAAAAGACGGAGAAATTTTATGCTTGCTCGGACCCAATGGCGTAGGCAAGACGACCGTTTTTAAGACCATTTTAGGATTTTTAAAGCCTTTTGGCGGTGAGGTTTTTGCAGATGGGAGAAATTTTTTCGCTTTAAACGATAAAGAGCGAGCAAAGATCGTTAGCTACGTGCCTCAGGCTCATACTCCGCCGTTTGCTTTTAAGGTTTTAGACGTCGTTTTAATGGGGCGCTCGCCTTATATCGGAACCTTTGAAAATCCAAGCGCAAAGGACGTAAAGATCGCCGAACAAAAGCTTGAAATGCTAGGAATGAGCGAATTTGCGGATAAAATTTACACCGATATCAGCGGCGGAGAGAGGCAAATGGTCTTAATCGCAAGAGCTTTAGCGCAGGAAGCAAACGCCGTTATGCTAGACGAGCCCGCTTCAAATTTGGACTTTGGCAACCAAATAAAAATTCTAAAGGCGGTAAAAGAACTAGCAGCAAACGGGCATAAGATCATCATGACTTCGCACTTTGCCGAGCATGCTTTTTATATAGACGCCAAGGTTGCGCTTTTAAAAAGAGATCAAAATATCATCTACGGCAGCGCGAGCGAAGCGATAACGGATGAAAATTTAAGGCTCGCATATGGCGCCGATATAAGAGTAGTAAAAAACGAGATCGAGGGCAGAAGCGTCTACTCCTGCGTCCCGATCATTTAA
- a CDS encoding ABC transporter substrate-binding protein, which translates to MRKILAILILAVCILQARIVVDDDGKEVQIPDNVERITPMIGAFTQMSAMLTGEDKIISGAARLPKMMSKIFPKIKTMNNVSGSLTSSAETIIASNTQVVFGPVGMIFDENQRAQLEAAGIAVVNINKFSNASEIKGAVNKIAQILGGDAVKKAEEFDEYFDENIKYVSEKVQNIKDKKRVLALNFNSGNFSTISSKDIGAEYIKIAGGINLSSQDNEADFKISKTINEEQVIIFNPDIIITNSREGKEKILNNPAFEKLKAVKDGAVFVVPSGVYLWSVRSAEGALQPLWLAKIFYPEIFYRAKFRR; encoded by the coding sequence ATGAGAAAAATTTTGGCGATTTTGATTTTGGCGGTTTGTATCTTGCAGGCGCGTATCGTCGTTGATGACGATGGCAAAGAGGTGCAAATACCTGATAACGTAGAGCGCATAACGCCGATGATAGGGGCATTTACGCAGATGAGCGCAATGCTAACCGGCGAAGATAAAATCATCTCTGGCGCAGCGCGGCTACCAAAAATGATGAGTAAAATTTTCCCAAAAATAAAAACGATGAATAACGTAAGCGGCTCGCTAACAAGCAGCGCCGAGACAATAATCGCCTCAAATACGCAGGTGGTTTTTGGGCCAGTCGGTATGATATTTGACGAAAATCAAAGAGCGCAACTAGAAGCCGCCGGCATCGCGGTCGTAAATATAAATAAATTTAGCAACGCTAGCGAGATAAAAGGCGCAGTTAATAAAATAGCCCAAATTTTAGGCGGCGATGCAGTAAAAAAGGCGGAGGAATTTGATGAGTATTTTGATGAAAATATAAAATACGTAAGCGAAAAAGTTCAAAATATCAAGGATAAAAAGCGGGTTTTGGCTCTAAATTTTAACTCTGGAAATTTTAGCACGATCAGTAGCAAAGATATCGGCGCAGAGTACATAAAAATCGCTGGCGGCATAAATTTAAGCTCCCAAGATAACGAGGCGGATTTTAAGATTTCAAAGACGATAAACGAGGAGCAAGTTATTATCTTTAATCCAGATATAATCATAACCAATTCGCGCGAAGGCAAGGAAAAGATCTTAAATAATCCCGCGTTTGAAAAACTAAAAGCCGTTAAAGACGGCGCCGTATTCGTCGTGCCTAGCGGAGTTTATCTGTGGAGCGTGCGTAGCGCTGAGGGTGCTTTGCAGCCACTTTGGCTAGCCAAAATCTTTTATCCTGAAATTTTTTACCGAGCTAAATTTAGAAGATGA
- a CDS encoding ATP-dependent helicase, which translates to MPLSKLNQEQYAAATAPAGHNLVIASAGTGKTSTIVARIAHLLNLGVKPEKILLLTFTNKAAAEMIERLNRHFDKKITSRITAGTFHSVSYSLLKFLEKPVTLKQPSELKTLLKSLVERRKFNHLSDVKPYGGAYLYDAYSLFQNLALKQTFGEWLKERSDEQGVYAEIYEDVLREFEEEKSKFGYADFNDLLIKMRNELRKGAPLKFEEILVDEYQDTNSLQGSLISAFETKSLFCVGDFDQSIYAFNGANIEIIGSFKDRFADAKIYALNINYRSSSAILALANKVIANNPRLYEKKLVVGREGKFTSPKLLVYNELFDQYSNIAQVIAVSKYKKENIAIIFRNNSSADGLEVALRELGIGSKRKGGVSFFESREVRAAMDLLGILINPKDIMAFIHVCEYAKGVGAALSKEIFEVLSKVGHGDVVRGFLQPDESVEAFAKKTKNYQLGLFDELDEVGEKSRFAKFNFSEKFFAHPILKMQKLSESGGQFLYEIYNFLNAAKRHSRPTSLIEDLKNSKIYALIADNLATKRATQKNGNVDETLKKEALERIAGKLEVLGELAKNYSEAEKFYNFITLGSSEMSSGEGVNLLSVHASKGLEFDLVFVVDLAQNRFPNLKLMSMGGSLEEERRLFYVAVTRARDELILSYAKYDKIKKINYQPSQFLIEAGMASAGI; encoded by the coding sequence ATGCCCCTTTCAAAACTAAATCAAGAACAATACGCCGCCGCGACCGCTCCCGCCGGGCACAATCTAGTCATCGCAAGTGCGGGCACCGGTAAAACCAGCACCATCGTCGCACGCATCGCTCATCTGCTAAATTTAGGCGTAAAGCCCGAGAAAATTTTGCTACTAACCTTCACCAACAAAGCCGCGGCCGAGATGATCGAGCGTCTAAACCGACATTTTGATAAAAAAATCACCTCGCGCATCACGGCGGGCACCTTTCACTCGGTTTCTTATTCGCTGCTTAAATTTCTAGAAAAACCGGTTACGCTAAAGCAACCAAGCGAGCTAAAAACGCTGCTAAAATCGCTCGTCGAAAGGCGCAAATTTAACCACCTAAGCGATGTTAAACCGTACGGGGGCGCTTATCTTTACGACGCGTATTCGCTATTTCAAAATTTAGCCCTAAAGCAGACTTTTGGCGAGTGGCTAAAGGAGCGAAGCGACGAGCAAGGCGTTTATGCCGAGATTTACGAGGACGTTTTGCGCGAATTTGAGGAGGAAAAGAGCAAATTTGGCTACGCGGATTTTAATGACTTGCTTATCAAAATGCGTAACGAACTGAGAAAAGGTGCGCCGCTAAAATTTGAAGAAATCTTAGTCGACGAGTATCAGGACACAAACTCGCTGCAAGGCTCGCTAATCAGCGCTTTTGAGACGAAAAGCCTTTTTTGCGTCGGGGATTTTGACCAGAGTATTTACGCTTTTAACGGCGCAAACATCGAGATCATCGGCTCGTTTAAGGACCGATTCGCAGACGCTAAAATCTACGCGCTAAACATCAACTATCGCAGTAGCTCCGCGATCCTGGCTCTAGCCAACAAAGTCATCGCAAACAACCCGCGCCTTTACGAAAAAAAGCTGGTCGTCGGCCGCGAGGGCAAATTTACCTCGCCAAAGCTGCTAGTTTACAACGAGCTTTTCGACCAATACTCAAACATCGCGCAGGTCATCGCCGTCAGCAAATACAAAAAAGAAAACATCGCTATCATCTTTCGCAACAACTCAAGCGCCGACGGCCTAGAAGTCGCGCTACGGGAGCTTGGTATCGGCTCCAAGCGCAAGGGCGGTGTGAGTTTTTTTGAGAGCCGCGAGGTGCGCGCGGCGATGGATCTACTAGGCATCCTCATAAACCCAAAGGACATTATGGCCTTTATCCACGTATGCGAATACGCAAAAGGCGTCGGTGCGGCGCTTAGCAAGGAGATTTTCGAGGTGCTGAGCAAGGTTGGACACGGCGACGTCGTGCGCGGATTTTTGCAGCCTGATGAGAGCGTGGAGGCCTTTGCCAAAAAGACCAAAAACTACCAGCTGGGGCTTTTTGACGAGCTTGACGAGGTCGGAGAGAAGTCTCGCTTTGCTAAATTTAACTTTAGCGAGAAATTTTTCGCGCATCCGATTTTAAAAATGCAAAAACTAAGCGAGAGCGGCGGGCAGTTTTTGTATGAAATTTACAACTTTTTAAACGCCGCCAAACGCCACTCACGCCCGACCTCGCTGATAGAGGATCTCAAAAATAGCAAAATTTACGCCCTCATCGCCGACAATCTCGCAACCAAGCGCGCCACGCAAAAAAACGGCAACGTCGACGAAACGCTAAAAAAAGAGGCTCTAGAACGCATCGCGGGCAAGCTCGAGGTGCTGGGCGAACTGGCCAAAAACTACTCGGAGGCGGAGAAATTTTATAACTTTATCACACTAGGCAGTAGCGAGATGAGCAGCGGCGAAGGTGTGAATTTGCTAAGCGTGCACGCGAGCAAGGGGCTTGAGTTTGACCTCGTTTTCGTAGTCGATCTCGCGCAAAATCGCTTCCCGAACCTCAAACTCATGAGCATGGGCGGCTCGCTCGAGGAGGAGCGGCGGCTCTTTTATGTCGCGGTCACTCGCGCACGCGACGAGCTGATTTTAAGCTACGCCAAATACGACAAAATCAAAAAAATAAACTATCAGCCCAGCCAGTTTTTGATCGAGGCTGGGATGGCTAGTGCGGGGATTTAA